In Acidaminococcus fermentans DSM 20731, one genomic interval encodes:
- the hisA gene encoding 1-(5-phosphoribosyl)-5-[(5-phosphoribosylamino)methylideneamino]imidazole-4-carboxamide isomerase, protein MNIYPAIDLRGGNCVRLVKGDFSRETVYSTDPGAMARKWADEGASCIHVVDLDGAVAGESRNLLSIDAILKQGNIPIEVGGGIRTMEHVARLLDRGVHQVILGSAAVKNPDLVKEACEKYPGRIVVGIDAKNGDVAVEGWEASGHIQAEELARKMAEAGVERIIFTDIARDGMLSGVNVEATVKVAQASGLAVTASGGVASLEDLKILKKRETDGIEGCIIGKALYTGAIDLRQAVAIAKEA, encoded by the coding sequence ATGAACATCTATCCAGCCATCGACCTGCGGGGAGGCAACTGCGTCCGCCTGGTGAAGGGCGATTTTTCCAGAGAAACCGTATACAGCACCGATCCCGGTGCCATGGCCAGGAAATGGGCCGATGAGGGGGCCAGCTGCATCCATGTGGTGGATCTGGACGGAGCGGTAGCCGGGGAAAGCCGGAACCTGCTGTCCATCGATGCCATCCTGAAACAGGGGAACATTCCCATTGAAGTGGGGGGCGGCATCCGGACCATGGAACACGTGGCCCGGCTGCTGGACCGGGGGGTCCACCAGGTGATCCTGGGGTCTGCCGCGGTAAAGAATCCGGATCTGGTGAAGGAAGCCTGTGAAAAATATCCCGGCCGGATCGTGGTGGGCATCGACGCCAAGAACGGGGACGTGGCAGTGGAAGGCTGGGAAGCCAGCGGCCACATCCAGGCGGAAGAGCTGGCCCGGAAAATGGCGGAAGCCGGGGTGGAACGGATCATCTTCACGGACATTGCCCGGGACGGTATGCTCAGCGGGGTGAACGTGGAAGCCACGGTAAAGGTGGCCCAGGCCTCCGGACTGGCGGTAACGGCCAGCGGCGGGGTGGCCAGCCTGGAAGATTTGAAAATTTTAAAAAAAAGAGAAACAGATGGCATTGAAGGGTGTATTATAGGTAAGGCGCTGTATACTGGCGCCATTGACCTTCGCCAGGCTGTTGCGATTGCGAAGGAGGCGTAG
- the hisF gene encoding imidazole glycerol phosphate synthase subunit HisF, whose product MLAKRIIPCLDVKDGRVVKGTNFVSLRDAGDPVELASLYEQEQADELVFLDITASLEKRKSMVETIERTAREVFMPLTVGGGISSIEDMRAVLLAGADKTSLNTAAVKDPTLITRGAEAFGNQCVVLAVDAKRRGEDSWEVYINGGHTPTGLDALEWVKKAVSLGAGEILLTSMDADGTKDGFDIPLTRKVAEAVPVPVIASGGAGSLEDFYEVLTAGKADAALAASVFHYRNFTIRQVKEYLRSKGVDVRL is encoded by the coding sequence ATGCTGGCAAAACGGATCATTCCCTGTCTGGACGTAAAGGACGGACGGGTGGTCAAGGGGACCAATTTCGTCAGCCTCCGGGATGCCGGGGACCCGGTGGAACTGGCTTCCCTCTATGAACAGGAACAGGCGGATGAGCTGGTGTTCCTGGATATCACCGCTTCTCTGGAAAAACGGAAGTCCATGGTGGAAACCATCGAACGGACGGCCCGGGAAGTGTTCATGCCCCTGACTGTGGGCGGCGGCATCTCTTCCATCGAAGATATGCGGGCCGTGCTCCTGGCCGGGGCGGACAAGACCAGTCTGAACACGGCGGCGGTGAAGGATCCCACCCTGATCACCCGGGGGGCGGAAGCCTTCGGGAACCAGTGCGTGGTGCTGGCTGTGGACGCCAAACGCCGGGGAGAGGATTCCTGGGAAGTGTACATCAACGGAGGCCACACCCCTACCGGGCTGGATGCCCTGGAATGGGTGAAAAAAGCCGTATCCCTGGGGGCGGGGGAAATCCTGCTGACCAGTATGGATGCGGATGGCACCAAGGATGGGTTCGATATCCCCCTGACCCGGAAGGTGGCCGAAGCGGTTCCCGTACCGGTGATTGCCTCCGGGGGTGCCGGATCCCTGGAAGATTTCTATGAAGTCCTGACCGCCGGCAAGGCTGACGCGGCTCTGGCCGCTTCCGTATTCCATTACAGGAATTTCACGATCCGCCAGGTGAAGGAATACTTGCGGAGCAAAGGAGTGGACGTACGGTTATGA
- the hisIE gene encoding bifunctional phosphoribosyl-AMP cyclohydrolase/phosphoribosyl-ATP diphosphatase HisIE: MKIDISKLKFDDRGLIPAIVQDVKTDKVLMLAYMNGTSLARTVETGYTWFWSRSRQELWNKGATSGHTQKVHSITYDCDGDALLVKVEQKGAACHTGNYSCFFNPLWNSGSGESLPVADNRLPQVINELYKQIVCYQEKQKEARKLLPAPSQDKLLTELGANTTRTILASKNSDADQVVYEMGDLWYHCLVLLAYHNITPGEMLVEMAGRKVEEEK, encoded by the coding sequence ATGAAAATCGATATCAGCAAGCTGAAGTTTGACGACAGGGGCCTGATCCCTGCCATTGTCCAGGATGTGAAGACGGACAAGGTACTGATGCTGGCCTATATGAACGGCACCAGCCTGGCCCGCACGGTGGAAACCGGATATACCTGGTTCTGGAGCCGGAGCCGCCAGGAACTGTGGAACAAGGGTGCCACCAGCGGCCATACCCAGAAGGTGCACAGCATCACCTATGACTGCGACGGGGATGCCCTGCTGGTGAAAGTGGAGCAGAAGGGGGCCGCCTGCCACACCGGGAACTATTCCTGTTTCTTCAATCCCCTGTGGAACAGTGGCTCCGGAGAAAGCCTGCCGGTGGCGGACAACCGGCTGCCCCAGGTGATCAACGAGCTGTACAAGCAGATTGTCTGCTATCAGGAAAAACAGAAGGAGGCCCGGAAGCTGCTGCCGGCACCCAGCCAGGACAAGCTCCTGACGGAACTGGGGGCCAACACCACCCGGACCATCCTGGCTTCGAAAAACAGCGATGCGGACCAGGTTGTTTACGAGATGGGGGATTTATGGTATCATTGCTTAGTGCTGTTGGCTTACCATAACATCACCCCCGGCGAAATGCTAGTGGAAATGGCAGGCCGGAAAGTGGAAGAAGAAAAATAA
- the glmM gene encoding phosphoglucosamine mutase, with protein sequence MARMFGTDGVRGVANGPVLNVELAYKLGRAAAQYFGREVKTPKILIGRDTRLSGTMLESAMAAGICSAGGNAHLLGVIPTPAVSYLTEKLEANAGVVISASHNPFEDNGIKFFARTGYKLPDAVEDEIEAIVNQPVDYSQTVTGSNLGRVIQEPDMGMVYVKHIVDCADVKLNGLKVVMDCANGANSEIAPAILRTLGAHVIPIFHEPNGININNGCGSTHLEALQAKVKEVGADCGLANDGDADRLLAVDENGEVLDGDQIMLICALDLMKAGKLKDNVLVTTVMSNVGLAKAMKEHGGSTVKTSVGDRYVLEEMLKHDYKLGGEQSGHIIFGDLVRTGDGMMTGVKLLGSLVRHNQTLSQLGALMVKYPQTLLNVRVKDKNGWQENQAIADVVRKYTEELGDDGQVLVRASGTEPLIRIMAQGPNQVELDNITEAIAEVVRKELA encoded by the coding sequence ATGGCTAGAATGTTTGGAACGGACGGCGTCCGCGGCGTCGCCAATGGTCCTGTACTCAATGTGGAACTGGCTTACAAGCTGGGCCGTGCGGCGGCTCAGTATTTCGGACGGGAAGTGAAGACTCCCAAGATCCTGATCGGACGGGATACCCGGCTTTCCGGCACCATGCTGGAAAGCGCCATGGCGGCCGGCATCTGCAGTGCCGGGGGCAATGCCCATCTGCTGGGGGTGATCCCCACGCCGGCGGTTTCCTATCTGACGGAAAAACTGGAAGCCAATGCGGGGGTGGTGATTTCCGCTTCCCACAATCCTTTTGAAGACAACGGGATCAAGTTCTTTGCCCGGACCGGCTACAAACTGCCGGATGCGGTGGAGGATGAAATCGAAGCCATCGTGAACCAGCCGGTGGACTATTCCCAGACGGTGACCGGGTCCAACCTGGGACGGGTGATCCAGGAACCGGATATGGGGATGGTGTACGTAAAGCATATTGTGGACTGCGCCGATGTGAAGCTGAACGGCCTGAAGGTGGTCATGGACTGTGCCAACGGGGCCAACAGTGAAATCGCCCCGGCCATTCTCCGGACCCTGGGGGCCCATGTGATTCCCATTTTCCATGAACCCAACGGGATCAACATCAACAACGGCTGCGGCTCCACCCACCTGGAAGCGCTCCAGGCCAAGGTGAAGGAAGTGGGCGCCGACTGCGGCCTGGCCAACGACGGGGATGCGGACCGTCTGCTGGCTGTGGACGAAAACGGCGAAGTGCTGGACGGGGACCAGATTATGCTGATCTGCGCCCTGGACCTGATGAAGGCCGGCAAACTGAAGGACAATGTGCTGGTCACCACCGTGATGAGCAACGTGGGCCTGGCCAAGGCCATGAAGGAACACGGGGGTTCCACGGTGAAGACTTCCGTCGGCGACCGGTATGTGCTGGAAGAAATGCTGAAGCATGACTACAAACTGGGTGGCGAACAGTCCGGCCACATCATCTTCGGAGATCTGGTTCGCACCGGGGACGGGATGATGACCGGGGTGAAGCTCCTGGGCAGCCTGGTGCGCCACAACCAGACACTGTCCCAGCTGGGGGCTCTGATGGTGAAATATCCCCAGACCCTGCTGAACGTGCGGGTGAAGGACAAGAACGGCTGGCAGGAAAACCAGGCCATTGCCGATGTGGTCCGGAAGTACACGGAAGAACTGGGGGACGACGGCCAGGTGCTGGTGCGGGCCAGCGGTACGGAACCGCTGATCCGGATCATGGCCCAGGGCCCCAACCAGGTGGAACTGGACAACATTACCGAAGCCATTGCAGAAGTGGTGCGGAAGGAACTGGCGTAA
- the glmS gene encoding glutamine--fructose-6-phosphate transaminase (isomerizing): protein MCGIVGYIGRHQATPFLMEGLSKLEYRGYDSAGIAVYNDGKIAVEKCVGRLDALRQKIVGHEPVGTLGIGHTRWATHGKPSDINAHPHTDESGQFAVVHNGIIENYMPLKQALLKKGHHFRSETDTEIVAHLMADLWDGDFESTVRKVLHTIEGSYSLVFLCAKDPGKLICAKKNNPLVIGLGKGENYIASDIPAIISKTRDTYILSDGEMAVVEPDKVVVKDLEGHKIDKKVFRVTWDAEAAEKGGFEHFMLKEIYEQPKAVRDTLRGRVDKGSDKVVFNELNWTPETLKDIQKIFIVACGTAYHAGIVGKYYIEKMARIPVEVDIASEFRYRNPIVDESCLCIVISQSGETSDTLEALKEAKRRGARTMAVTNVVGSSIAREADQVVYTYAGPEIAVASTKAYTTQLIVMLLLSLYISDLKGKISDERLHALIQSVLEVPEQMHDILDHVDQIKVYATNYANREDAFFLGRSLDYAVALEGALKLKEISYIHAEAYAAGELKHGTLALITEGVPVIVLATQSNIYEKTISNLQEVKTRGAIVIGIGMEGDTELAKHANNVIIIPKADEDLAPILAVIPLQLLAYYAALARGCDVDKPRNLAKSVTVE, encoded by the coding sequence ATGTGCGGAATCGTAGGATATATCGGACGTCATCAGGCAACTCCCTTTTTGATGGAAGGCCTGAGCAAACTGGAATACAGAGGGTATGACTCTGCCGGCATCGCCGTATACAACGACGGGAAGATCGCTGTGGAAAAATGCGTGGGCCGGCTGGATGCCCTGCGCCAGAAAATCGTGGGCCACGAACCGGTAGGGACCCTGGGCATCGGTCACACCCGGTGGGCCACCCACGGGAAACCCAGTGACATCAACGCCCATCCCCATACGGACGAAAGCGGCCAGTTTGCCGTAGTTCACAACGGGATCATCGAAAACTACATGCCTCTGAAGCAGGCTCTGCTGAAAAAAGGCCATCATTTCCGTTCTGAAACGGATACGGAAATCGTGGCCCATCTGATGGCGGACCTGTGGGACGGGGATTTTGAAAGCACCGTCCGGAAAGTGCTCCACACCATCGAGGGTTCCTATTCCCTGGTGTTCCTGTGCGCCAAAGATCCCGGCAAGCTGATCTGCGCCAAAAAGAACAACCCGCTGGTCATCGGCCTGGGCAAAGGAGAAAACTACATTGCCTCCGATATCCCGGCCATCATCAGCAAGACCCGGGATACCTACATCCTCAGTGACGGGGAAATGGCCGTAGTGGAACCGGACAAGGTTGTGGTAAAAGACCTGGAAGGCCACAAAATCGACAAGAAAGTCTTCCGGGTGACCTGGGATGCGGAAGCGGCGGAAAAAGGCGGCTTTGAGCATTTCATGCTGAAGGAAATCTACGAACAGCCCAAAGCCGTCCGGGATACCCTCCGGGGCCGGGTGGACAAGGGCAGCGACAAGGTGGTCTTCAACGAACTGAACTGGACCCCGGAAACCCTGAAGGATATCCAAAAGATCTTCATCGTGGCCTGCGGCACGGCCTACCATGCAGGGATTGTGGGCAAGTACTACATTGAAAAAATGGCCCGGATCCCGGTGGAAGTGGATATCGCTTCCGAATTCCGGTACAGGAACCCCATTGTGGACGAAAGCTGCCTGTGCATCGTGATCAGCCAGTCCGGGGAAACCAGTGATACCCTGGAAGCCCTGAAGGAAGCCAAGCGCCGGGGGGCCAGGACCATGGCCGTCACCAACGTGGTGGGGTCCTCCATCGCCCGGGAAGCGGATCAGGTGGTTTACACCTATGCAGGTCCGGAAATCGCCGTGGCTTCCACCAAGGCTTATACCACCCAGCTGATCGTTATGCTGCTGCTGAGCCTGTACATTTCCGATCTGAAGGGCAAGATCAGCGACGAACGGCTCCATGCCCTGATCCAGAGCGTCCTGGAAGTGCCGGAACAGATGCACGACATCCTGGACCATGTGGACCAGATCAAAGTGTACGCCACCAATTATGCCAACCGGGAAGATGCCTTCTTCCTGGGCCGGAGCCTGGACTATGCCGTGGCTCTGGAAGGGGCTCTGAAGCTGAAGGAAATCTCCTACATCCATGCGGAAGCCTATGCGGCCGGTGAACTGAAGCACGGGACCCTGGCTCTGATTACGGAAGGGGTGCCGGTGATCGTGCTGGCCACCCAGTCCAACATCTATGAAAAGACCATCAGCAACCTCCAGGAAGTGAAGACCCGGGGTGCCATTGTGATCGGCATCGGCATGGAAGGGGATACGGAACTGGCCAAACATGCCAACAACGTGATCATCATCCCCAAAGCCGACGAAGACCTGGCTCCCATCCTGGCCGTGATCCCTCTCCAGCTGCTGGCGTACTACGCCGCCCTGGCCAGAGGATGCGACGTGGACAAACCCCGGAACCTGGCCAAGAGTGTGACGGTGGAATAA
- the nadA gene encoding quinolinate synthase NadA — protein MEDLFDAITRLKKERNAVILAHVYQPEEIQEIADFCGDSFALSQQAAQTDADVIVFCGVRFMAETANILSPDKITLLPAIDAGCRMFDDTLESRVKAFLKDHPEYKVVSYVNTPASVKALSEICCTSSNAVKVIESLPADQPILFVPDQNLATFTAEKTHHTILPWRGACPTHHALSVAEVTEAKKAHPGAKVLMHPECRPEVRALADYVGSTMGIIHYAQQSPDEEFIIATECGVLTQLEWKCPHKKFYMAGGNLLCPNMKKTTLELVKRSLETLEPRIVVPEEIRTKARTALERMLEVK, from the coding sequence ATGGAAGACTTGTTTGATGCCATCACCCGCTTGAAGAAGGAACGGAACGCGGTGATCCTGGCCCATGTATACCAACCGGAAGAAATCCAGGAAATTGCTGATTTCTGCGGTGATTCTTTTGCCCTGTCCCAGCAGGCGGCCCAGACCGATGCGGATGTGATCGTGTTCTGCGGGGTCCGCTTCATGGCGGAAACGGCCAATATCCTGTCCCCGGACAAGATTACCCTGCTGCCGGCCATCGATGCCGGGTGCCGGATGTTCGACGATACCCTGGAATCCCGGGTAAAGGCATTCCTGAAGGACCATCCGGAATACAAGGTGGTGTCCTATGTGAACACCCCGGCCAGCGTCAAGGCCCTCAGTGAAATCTGCTGCACGTCTTCCAATGCGGTAAAGGTGATCGAAAGCCTGCCGGCGGACCAGCCCATCCTGTTTGTGCCGGATCAGAATCTGGCCACCTTTACGGCGGAAAAGACCCATCACACCATTCTGCCCTGGCGGGGGGCCTGTCCCACCCATCATGCCCTTTCGGTGGCAGAAGTGACGGAAGCCAAAAAGGCCCATCCCGGAGCCAAAGTGTTGATGCACCCGGAATGCCGGCCGGAAGTCCGGGCCCTGGCGGATTACGTGGGCAGCACCATGGGAATCATCCATTATGCACAGCAGAGCCCTGATGAGGAATTCATCATTGCCACGGAATGCGGGGTGCTGACCCAGCTGGAATGGAAGTGCCCGCACAAGAAGTTCTACATGGCCGGAGGGAATCTCCTGTGCCCCAACATGAAGAAGACCACCCTGGAGCTGGTGAAACGGTCCCTGGAGACCCTGGAACCCCGGATCGTGGTGCCGGAAGAGATCCGGACAAAGGCCCGGACGGCCCTGGAACGGATGCTGGAAGTGAAGTGA
- the nadB gene encoding L-aspartate oxidase, which produces METYWTSFDTAETPVIQTDILVIGSGAAGLQTAWSLAEAGREVLVVARDELQDSNTAKAQGGIAAALGQDDDPTLHYQDTLVAGAGLTDESMARIVVTEGPDAVLDLLHHGARFDKNPDGTLALGREGCHSRNRIVHANGDSTGAEVSRALRAIAGEEKRIATLEHCYVTDLLVREGRCQGAMALHKGRTVRLAANGVVLATGGVGRLFAHTTNPEGATGSGLALACRAGAELMDMEFVQFHPTALAIPGRPSFLVSEAVRGAGALLYNTRGERFMPGYHPMKELAPRDVVARAIATEMKKCGSDHVWLDATGIEKVEEKFPMIFRTLLDYGVDMGKERIPIAPAAHYMMGGIRTDGWGRTTVKGLYACGEAACTGLQGANRLASNSLLEGLVFGRRAARALCQDIPENRPAEPEGSWKAELAPWTVSSREQAADRQQLQELMSRQLGIARDRDDLEQALETMDGLARKYEGRAAENPDQLDLKAQLLVSRLIARAALQREESRGAHYRLDFPEPRDCWKHHSIEENEGGTIHVQQNVG; this is translated from the coding sequence ATGGAAACCTATTGGACAAGTTTTGATACGGCGGAGACGCCGGTGATACAGACGGATATCCTGGTGATCGGGTCCGGGGCCGCCGGGCTCCAGACGGCCTGGTCCCTGGCGGAAGCCGGCCGGGAAGTGCTGGTGGTGGCCCGGGATGAACTCCAGGACAGCAACACGGCCAAAGCCCAGGGGGGCATTGCCGCAGCCCTGGGTCAGGATGATGACCCCACCCTCCATTATCAGGATACCCTGGTGGCGGGAGCCGGCCTGACCGATGAATCCATGGCCCGGATCGTGGTGACGGAAGGGCCGGATGCGGTGCTGGACCTGCTCCATCACGGGGCCCGGTTCGATAAAAATCCTGACGGAACCCTGGCCCTGGGACGGGAAGGCTGCCACAGCCGGAACCGGATCGTCCACGCCAATGGGGACAGTACCGGGGCGGAAGTGTCCCGGGCTCTCCGGGCCATTGCCGGGGAAGAAAAACGGATCGCCACCCTGGAACACTGCTATGTAACGGATCTCCTGGTCCGGGAGGGCCGCTGCCAGGGCGCCATGGCACTCCACAAGGGGCGGACGGTCCGTCTGGCGGCCAATGGGGTGGTACTGGCCACGGGAGGCGTGGGACGGCTCTTCGCCCACACCACCAATCCGGAGGGGGCCACCGGCAGCGGCCTGGCTCTGGCCTGCCGGGCGGGAGCGGAACTGATGGATATGGAATTCGTCCAGTTCCATCCCACGGCCCTGGCCATTCCCGGCCGGCCCAGCTTCCTGGTTTCGGAAGCGGTCCGGGGTGCGGGCGCCCTCCTGTACAACACCCGGGGAGAACGGTTCATGCCCGGGTATCATCCCATGAAGGAACTGGCTCCCCGGGATGTGGTGGCCCGGGCCATTGCCACGGAAATGAAAAAGTGCGGCAGTGACCATGTGTGGCTGGATGCCACGGGAATCGAAAAGGTGGAAGAGAAGTTCCCCATGATCTTCCGGACCCTCCTGGACTACGGAGTGGATATGGGGAAGGAGCGGATCCCCATTGCTCCGGCAGCCCATTACATGATGGGAGGCATCCGTACCGATGGCTGGGGCCGTACCACGGTGAAAGGCCTGTACGCCTGCGGAGAAGCCGCCTGTACGGGGCTCCAGGGGGCCAACCGGCTGGCCAGCAATTCCCTGCTGGAAGGGCTGGTATTCGGACGCCGGGCAGCCCGGGCCCTGTGCCAGGATATTCCGGAAAACCGGCCGGCGGAACCGGAAGGCAGCTGGAAAGCAGAGCTGGCACCCTGGACGGTTTCTTCCCGGGAGCAGGCGGCGGACCGGCAGCAGCTCCAGGAACTGATGAGCCGGCAGCTGGGCATTGCCCGGGACCGGGACGACCTTGAACAGGCCCTGGAAACCATGGACGGCCTGGCCCGGAAATATGAAGGACGGGCAGCGGAAAATCCGGACCAGCTGGACCTGAAAGCCCAGCTGCTGGTTTCCCGGCTCATTGCCCGGGCGGCGCTCCAGCGGGAAGAAAGCCGGGGTGCCCATTACCGGCTGGATTTCCCGGAACCCAGGGACTGCTGGAAGCACCACAGCATCGAAGAAAATGAAGGAGGCACCATCCATGTACAGCAGAATGTTGGATAA
- the nadC gene encoding carboxylating nicotinate-nucleotide diphosphorylase, giving the protein MYSRMLDKQLEEWLAEDVGSGDLTSEALLPAEAVTCGIIHAKDTGILCGVEVARRVFQVLDPGLTFEALARDGEPLEPGTLIAKITGSARSVLTGERLALNLLQHLSGIATRTRKLADLARPYGTRVVDTRKTTPGLRLLEKYAVRTGGGHNHRLGLYDAILIKDNHIAVSGGVKEALARAKAYASHMTKIEIEVESLEQAREAVEGGADVIMLDNMAPDAMKECVDMISHRAVVEASGGIDEHNLEAAAAAGVDVISIGALTHSVKALDISLDVGEIK; this is encoded by the coding sequence ATGTACAGCAGAATGTTGGATAAGCAGCTGGAGGAATGGCTGGCGGAAGATGTGGGCAGCGGAGATCTGACCAGTGAGGCCCTGCTGCCGGCAGAGGCGGTGACCTGCGGCATCATCCACGCCAAGGATACAGGGATCCTCTGCGGGGTGGAGGTGGCCCGGCGGGTGTTCCAGGTGCTGGACCCCGGCCTGACTTTTGAAGCCCTGGCCCGGGACGGAGAACCGCTGGAACCGGGGACCCTCATCGCCAAGATCACCGGCAGTGCCCGGAGCGTGCTCACCGGGGAACGGCTGGCCCTGAATCTGCTCCAGCACCTGTCCGGCATCGCCACCCGGACCAGAAAACTGGCGGACCTGGCCAGACCCTACGGCACCCGGGTGGTGGACACCCGGAAGACCACACCGGGACTGCGGCTGCTGGAAAAATACGCCGTCCGCACCGGTGGCGGCCACAACCACCGGCTGGGGCTCTACGACGCCATCCTGATCAAGGACAACCACATCGCCGTGTCCGGCGGCGTGAAGGAAGCCCTGGCACGGGCCAAAGCCTACGCCAGCCACATGACGAAAATCGAAATCGAGGTGGAAAGCCTGGAGCAGGCCAGAGAGGCAGTGGAAGGCGGTGCCGATGTGATCATGCTGGACAACATGGCGCCGGATGCCATGAAGGAATGTGTGGACATGATCAGTCACCGGGCGGTGGTGGAAGCCTCCGGGGGCATCGATGAACACAACCTGGAAGCCGCTGCAGCCGCCGGGGTGGATGTGATCAGCATAGGAGCCCTGACCCACAGTGTAAAAGCCCTGGACATCAGCCTGGATGTGGGGGAGATCAAGTAA
- a CDS encoding sugar-binding transcriptional regulator, translating to MCNISLDRIINLQNKLVPEMVDLITERYKVLRQISHDQPIGRRTLAKKLGLSERILRSHVDFLKEAGLLDFTLTGMSITEEGAVLLQELRDYVNRLQKLSSMESLLQEKLHLQKVVVLPGDADQDKVVTREIGRVAAGILLRLLADHGKHIVAVTGGTTVAAMAENTFGHEPETIVVPARGGLGDKMELQANTIATVLAGRLKTRYLQLYVPDSVSEDVLQKILEEDARVKQVVETIKSADILVHGMGQARVMAEKRGMDPKLVERLEQAGAVGEALGQYFDLKGHVVYSTDTLGLMVNDLEKIHTVMGIAGGRSKGRAILSMLRSGQDDILVTDEAAAREIIDCLQSDPNNQ from the coding sequence ATGTGCAACATCAGCTTGGATCGAATCATCAACCTGCAGAATAAACTGGTTCCGGAAATGGTGGACCTGATCACCGAGCGCTACAAGGTGCTCCGGCAGATCAGCCACGACCAGCCCATCGGCCGCCGGACCCTGGCCAAAAAGCTGGGGCTCAGCGAGCGGATCCTCCGTTCCCATGTGGATTTCCTCAAGGAAGCGGGGCTGCTGGATTTCACCCTCACCGGCATGAGCATCACGGAAGAGGGGGCAGTGCTCCTTCAGGAGCTCCGGGACTATGTGAACCGGCTCCAGAAACTTTCCAGCATGGAATCCCTGCTTCAGGAAAAGCTCCATCTCCAGAAGGTGGTGGTGCTGCCTGGGGATGCGGACCAGGACAAAGTGGTCACCCGGGAAATCGGGCGTGTGGCAGCCGGTATCCTGCTGCGCCTTCTGGCGGATCACGGGAAGCACATTGTGGCGGTAACCGGAGGGACCACCGTGGCTGCCATGGCGGAAAACACCTTCGGCCACGAACCGGAGACCATTGTGGTCCCGGCCCGGGGCGGTCTGGGGGACAAAATGGAACTCCAGGCCAACACCATTGCCACGGTGCTGGCCGGCCGTCTCAAGACCCGGTATCTGCAGCTGTATGTGCCGGACAGCGTCAGTGAAGACGTGCTCCAGAAGATTCTGGAAGAGGATGCCCGGGTGAAACAGGTGGTGGAAACCATCAAAAGCGCGGATATCCTGGTCCATGGCATGGGGCAGGCCCGGGTGATGGCGGAAAAGCGGGGGATGGACCCCAAACTGGTGGAACGGCTGGAACAGGCCGGTGCCGTAGGGGAAGCCCTGGGGCAGTATTTCGACCTGAAGGGCCATGTGGTTTACAGCACAGACACCCTGGGACTCATGGTCAACGATCTGGAAAAGATCCATACGGTCATGGGCATTGCCGGGGGCCGGTCCAAGGGAAGGGCCATCCTTTCCATGCTCCGCAGCGGTCAGGACGACATCCTGGTCACTGATGAGGCGGCCGCCCGGGAAATCATCGATTGTTTGCAGTCTGATCCCAACAATCAGTAA